From one Chitinispirillales bacterium genomic stretch:
- a CDS encoding efflux RND transporter periplasmic adaptor subunit, giving the protein MKKNHRVFIIVFVSVAAAAIIIARILSANQGVKPALSSGIGRGGSTIIAVEAEKISTRPMTDIREFTGTVKASYTYVVSAKIAGRLVTINKRIGDPVKTNEIIGRIDDTEYRNALEEAQTQVSISQATLEEANTQLLHTETELKRARELLGKGIVSKAEFDAFNTQYETQKSRCELANAMLKQRQILLSQARTNFEYTQIRTAQDGFIAQRHVDGGTLLAVGGAIVTVVGIDTVFVELAISERDYRSMKPGKKAVVTTDAILNKSFEGAVYRVAPFFQSASRTAAVEIALSNESHLLMPGMFSRIRIVLEEDDNAQVIPSAALVDKNGVNAVFVINDSSKVKLVPVQTGINDGKYVQILSPKNIDGLIVTLGQHLLRDGSEVIVSSVGGRQDNIK; this is encoded by the coding sequence ATGAAGAAAAATCACAGGGTATTTATAATCGTTTTCGTGAGCGTAGCCGCGGCGGCAATCATTATAGCGCGTATTTTATCGGCTAATCAAGGTGTGAAACCCGCGCTTTCATCCGGTATCGGACGCGGCGGTTCGACGATTATTGCGGTAGAGGCGGAAAAAATCAGTACGCGTCCTATGACGGATATTCGAGAATTTACCGGAACGGTCAAGGCGTCATACACATACGTCGTTTCCGCAAAAATCGCCGGACGACTTGTAACAATAAACAAACGTATCGGAGATCCGGTTAAGACAAACGAAATCATCGGTCGCATAGACGATACCGAATACCGTAACGCTTTGGAAGAAGCGCAAACACAGGTAAGCATTAGTCAAGCGACGCTTGAAGAAGCCAATACACAGTTATTGCATACGGAAACGGAGCTTAAACGAGCGCGTGAATTGTTGGGGAAAGGAATAGTATCCAAAGCGGAATTCGACGCTTTTAACACTCAATATGAAACTCAAAAATCACGATGCGAGCTTGCAAACGCAATGCTTAAACAACGTCAAATTCTTTTATCTCAGGCAAGAACCAATTTTGAATACACTCAAATTAGAACCGCACAGGACGGTTTTATCGCTCAACGTCACGTTGACGGAGGAACATTGCTTGCGGTAGGCGGAGCGATAGTTACGGTAGTAGGCATTGATACGGTTTTCGTCGAGCTTGCCATCAGCGAAAGAGATTATCGCAGTATGAAGCCCGGTAAAAAAGCCGTTGTAACTACTGACGCCATATTGAATAAATCTTTTGAAGGAGCGGTTTATCGAGTCGCGCCTTTCTTTCAATCGGCTTCAAGAACCGCCGCCGTTGAAATCGCTTTAAGCAACGAATCGCACCTGCTTATGCCCGGCATGTTTTCCCGTATAAGAATCGTACTTGAAGAAGACGATAACGCTCAAGTAATCCCGTCCGCAGCATTAGTTGATAAAAACGGGGTAAATGCGGTATTCGTAATAAACGATTCGTCAAAAGTAAAATTAGTCCCTGTTCAAACGGGGATAAACGACGGAAAGTATGTGCAAATACTATCTCCAAAAAACATTGACGGACTGATAGTAACGCTCGGGCAGCATCTTTTACGCGACGGTTCC